One window of Camelina sativa cultivar DH55 chromosome 4, Cs, whole genome shotgun sequence genomic DNA carries:
- the LOC104784253 gene encoding uncharacterized protein LOC104784253, with product MAENSDSSSALCFSHCVTLKLSSTNYLLWKIQFETWLNNQRLLDHVTGSTPCPPATRSVKKGETVSKAPNPDFLAWVNNDQKIMGWLIGSPTEEALSVYGLHTSGEVWFSLAKKYNHISASRKSDLQRRLHSTEKEGKTLAEYLNTIKQICDQLHSIEYSVPENEKFFGLGQEYESIATMIESQMDTFPMSYDDVVIKLTNFDDKIQKYVGSSVSPHLAFTTGRDFSNRGRPVSWSLWWLPWSWQLFNQGQSFHQQISNGQFPDSGPRPTYQICNKYGHSAYRCYKRFDHSYQGEELPNALAAMHITGPPGHEWTVDSGATSHITNSTAQLQTVQPYSGEDSVIVGNGDFLPIAHIGSSVLPSTQGNIPLQDILVCPQITKSLLSVSKHTSDYPCAIEFDYDGVIIKDKWTKQLLTKGPHRRDLYLLENPQFMACYSSRQQATSDEV from the coding sequence ATGGCTGAAAACTCTGATTCTTCTTCCGCTCTTTGTTTTTCACATTGTGTAACCTTGAAACTTAGTTCCACTAACTACCTGTTGTGGAAGATTCAGTTCGAAACATGGCTCAACAATCAAAGGCTATTGGATCATGTCACTGGAAGCACTCCGTGTCCTCCGGCTACAAGATCTGTCAAGAAGGGAGAAACGGTATCAAAGGCTCCAAATCCGGACTTTCTCGCTTGGGTCAACAATGACCAGAAGATTATGGGTTGGTTGATAGGCTCGCCGACTGAAGAGGCTCTCTCTGTTTATGGACTCCACACTTCTGGTGAGGTATGGTTCTCTCTCGCTAAAAAATACAATCACATCTCTGCATCTAGGAAGAGTGATTTGCAACGCCGCTTACATTCCACcgagaaagaaggaaaaacttTAGCTGAGTATCTGAACACTATTAAGCAGATTTGTGACCAACTTCACTCCATAGAGTACTCTGTTccagaaaatgagaaattttttggtttgggtcagGAATATGAGTCTATTGCCACAATGATTGAGAGTCAGATGGATACATTTCCTATGAGCTATGATGATGTTGTGATAAAGCTAACCAACTTCGACGACAAGATACAGAAGTATGTTGGTTcttctgtttctcctcatttAGCCTTCACAACGGGTAGAGACTTTTCCAATCGTGGTAGGCCAGTCTCCTGGTCGCTCTGGTGGTTACCGTGGTCGTGGCAACTATTCAACCAGGGGCAGAGCTTTCATCAACAGATTTCCAATGGTCAGTTCCCAGACTCTGGTCCACGACCTACCTATCAAATCTGCAACAAGTATGGACATTCTGCTTACAGGTGTTACAAGAGGTTTGATCATTCTTACCAAGGTGAAGAGCTCCCTAATGCGTTGGCTGCGATGCATATTACTGGTCCACCGGGCCATGAATGGACTGTTGACTCAGGTGCTACCTCACATATCACGAACTCCACTGCTCAACTTCAAACTGTTCAACCTTATAGCGGTGAAGACTCTGTGATTGTGGGAAATGGTGATTTTCTGCCCATAGCACACATTGGCTCCTCTGTTCTTCCCAGTACTCAAGGTAATATTCCGTTACAGGATATTCTAGTTTGTCCTCAGATTACAAAGTCTTTACTATCAGTTTCCAAACATACCTCTGATTATCCTTGTGCTATTGAGTTTGATTACGATGGTGTTATTATTAAGGACAAGTGGACAAAACAGCTCCTCACCAAAGGACCCCACCGTAGAGACCTGTATCTGTTGGAGAACCCGCAGTTCATGGCTTGTTACTCTTCTAGACAACAAGCTACAAGTGATGAGGTGTGA
- the LOC104782271 gene encoding protein trichome birefringence-like 34 — protein MAKRQLLMLGIRASFHTIAAVLVAGVIFTAVFLSRNGLPKEYTQSHGVSDRGGDSGRECNLFEGKWVFDNESYPLYKEEDCKFMSDQLACEKFGRKDLSYKFWRWQPHTCDLPRFNGTKLLERLRNKRMVYVGDSLNRGQWVSMVCMVSSVITNPKAMYMHNNGSNLITFKSLEYNATIDFYWAPLLVESNSDDPTNHRLPDRIVRIQSIERHARHWTESDIIVFNSYLWWRMPHIKSLWGSFEKLDGIYKEVEMVRVYEMALQTLSQWLEVHVNRNLTKLFFMSMSPTHERAEEWGGKLNENCYGETSQIDKKGYTGKGSDPKMMRVLENMLDGIKSRGLNMQMINITQLSEYRKEGHPSIYRKQWEVPSKDNEIVNPNSNSDCIHWCLPGVPDVWNELLYAYIVDNHSS, from the exons ATGGCAAAGCGACAACTGTTGATGCTTGGAATTAGGGCAAGCTTTCACACTATCGCCGCCGTGCTTGTGGCCGGAGTAATATTCACTGCCGTGTTTTTGTCCCGAAATGGTTTGCCAAAGGAATACACTCAGAGCCACGGTGTTTCGGACCGAGGCGGAGATAGTGGGAGGGAGTGTAATTTGTTTGAAGGGAAATGGGTATTTGATAACGAGTCATACCCTctttataaagaagaagattgcaAGTTCATGTCTGACCAGTTGGCTTGTGAGAAGTTTGGGAGGAAAGATTTGAGTTACAAATTTTGGAGGTGGCAACCTCACACATGCGATCTCCCAAG GTTCAACGGGACAAAGTTGCTGGAGAGGCTAAGAAATAAGAGGATGGTGTACGTAGGAGACTCCTTGAACAGAGGCCAATGGGTATCAATGGTGTGTATGGTTAGTTCGGTCATTACTAACCCAAAGGCGATGTATATGCACAACAATGGCTCTAACCTCATCACCTTCAAATCTCTC GAATACAATGCGACAATAGACTTCTATTGGGCTCCTTTACTGGTGGAATCCAACTCGGACGACCCAACAAATCATAGATTACCCGATCGGATAGTTCGGATCCAATCAATAGAGAGACATGCAAGGCACTGGACAGAATCTGATATCATCGTTTTCAACTCTTATTTATGGTGGAGAATGCCTCATATCAAGtcatt gtgGGGGTCGTTTGAGAAGTTAGATGGAATATACAAGGAAGTGGAGATGGTGAGGGTTTATGAAATGGCTTTGCAAACTCTTTCTCAGTGGTTGGAGGTTCACGTGAACCGCAATCTTACCAAACTTTTTTTCATGTCCATGTCTCCCACCCATGAAAG GGCTGAAGAATGGGGAGGAAAACTTAATGAGAATTGTTATGGAGAAACTAGTCAAATAGATAAAAAAGGATATACTGGAAAAGGGTCGGATCCAAAGATGATGAGAGTCTTAGAAAATATGCTTGACGGGATTAAAAGTCGAGGATTGAACATGCAGATGATAAACATTACGCAACTATCAGAGTATCGAAAAGAAGGTCATCCTTCGATATACAGAAAACAGTGGGAAGTACCATCGAAGGATAATGAAATCGTGAATCCAAATAGTAACTCAGATTGTATACATTGGTGTTTGCCTGGAGTTCCTGATGTTTGGAATGAGCTCCTTTATGCTTATATTGTTGATAATCACTCTAGTTGA